In one Nostoc cf. commune SO-36 genomic region, the following are encoded:
- a CDS encoding siphovirus Gp157 family protein, with product MTQAIEHEINQLTLKELSLDAAKLWSQIEEASELGEEGNVKQLLQELMTIQDGIETKIDAIAWVVDQLNLDLETWEERKARVAELHDRVISRRKTQLEQIKRTLIHLHEIGLISDKNIGKERVIEIRDNPPKVANLLVEVDDEDFPDEFRVIKYQANNKAIIEAYKYSKDISNFAEVTIGKQVRFKVQSGSKSRNKKNHN from the coding sequence ATGACTCAAGCAATTGAACACGAAATCAACCAACTCACTCTCAAGGAGTTAAGCCTAGATGCTGCTAAACTTTGGTCACAGATAGAAGAAGCAAGCGAGTTAGGCGAAGAGGGTAATGTAAAACAACTCTTACAAGAACTTATGACTATTCAGGATGGTATCGAAACCAAAATCGATGCGATCGCCTGGGTAGTTGATCAGTTAAATCTTGACCTTGAAACCTGGGAGGAAAGAAAAGCGCGAGTAGCCGAACTCCATGATCGGGTAATTTCACGTCGCAAAACTCAACTTGAACAAATCAAGCGCACCCTCATCCACCTACACGAGATTGGATTAATCAGTGACAAAAACATCGGTAAAGAAAGGGTAATTGAAATCAGGGATAACCCACCAAAAGTCGCTAACTTACTAGTAGAGGTAGATGATGAAGATTTTCCTGATGAATTTAGAGTTATTAAGTACCAAGCTAATAATAAGGCAATTATTGAAGCCTATAAATATAGTAAAGATATTAGCAATTTTGCCGAGGTAACTATCGGGAAACAGGTGCGGTTTAAGGTGCAATCAGGTAGTAAGTCTCGCAACAAGAAAAACCACAACTAA
- a CDS encoding tyrosine-type recombinase/integrase: protein MAEAFAPQAFQERIALSELGKQWINDPLMNQDVWSLLELGYSQEECRINGHYHLYFHKFSLPWLKRLTQLTIKASIRERYSLGRIIHRLGCLNHLDRFLCNYGYTQPESLTEALLHQFISEINSGNRQNAIAYALNLWKEEQWLEIAFTPIRLKKKSPKIETIPEEVLYQIYEKFDLFPPTLERLFRLQLVLGCRIGEILTMPRHSLKQEGDKWFLLRWIEKRKHWRFVQIHPLVAELVQEQQRFIDAQFGRDSEFDKLFCTVYTHHKSIPWADREIDTTLFYKPQIITRLRISNWLINFREVADLKDKHGNRFKLTSHMFRRTKASIMAHCEVEDEYIAAVLGHGSLDMLPHYRQRSLIRLEKEANLKGYVDMYGRVTSFKPRKTRYEKLANLLKVSTPLGECHRPTMLGDCQHRYACLSCPHHRITPEDKSQLEADVNCLQQDLIQAQKNGQERRVTEITNLLDLIKNRFDGLSELQHLQEQKING, encoded by the coding sequence ATGGCAGAAGCATTTGCACCACAAGCATTCCAGGAGCGAATCGCACTCTCTGAGTTAGGAAAACAATGGATTAATGATCCTTTGATGAATCAAGATGTTTGGTCACTGTTAGAATTGGGTTATAGCCAAGAAGAATGCCGAATTAATGGACATTATCATCTTTACTTTCACAAGTTTTCACTGCCTTGGTTAAAACGGCTGACCCAACTAACCATTAAAGCCAGCATTCGAGAGCGATATTCCCTCGGTCGGATTATTCATCGCCTTGGCTGTTTAAACCATTTAGATCGTTTTTTGTGTAATTATGGATATACACAACCCGAATCTTTGACAGAAGCACTCCTCCATCAATTTATTAGCGAAATTAATAGCGGTAATCGTCAGAATGCGATTGCTTATGCCCTCAATCTTTGGAAAGAAGAACAGTGGCTGGAAATTGCCTTTACGCCCATCAGACTCAAAAAAAAATCTCCTAAAATTGAAACAATTCCAGAGGAAGTACTTTACCAAATCTACGAAAAATTCGATTTATTCCCCCCGACACTTGAAAGACTTTTTCGCTTGCAATTGGTGTTAGGCTGCCGCATTGGAGAAATTCTCACTATGCCACGCCATAGCCTGAAACAGGAAGGTGACAAATGGTTCTTACTACGTTGGATTGAAAAACGCAAACACTGGAGGTTTGTTCAGATTCATCCTCTAGTAGCTGAATTAGTTCAAGAACAGCAGAGATTTATTGATGCTCAATTTGGGAGAGATTCTGAATTTGATAAACTATTTTGTACCGTTTATACTCATCATAAAAGTATTCCTTGGGCTGATAGAGAAATAGACACAACACTGTTCTATAAACCCCAAATAATTACCAGATTGAGAATTAGTAACTGGCTAATTAATTTTCGAGAAGTAGCAGACTTAAAAGACAAACATGGCAACAGATTTAAACTAACTAGCCACATGTTTCGCCGCACCAAAGCCAGCATTATGGCTCATTGTGAAGTAGAGGATGAGTATATCGCCGCCGTACTAGGTCACGGTTCCTTAGATATGCTACCTCATTATCGTCAGCGTTCACTTATCAGGTTAGAAAAAGAAGCTAATCTCAAAGGTTATGTGGATATGTATGGTCGAGTTACTTCTTTTAAACCGAGAAAAACTAGGTATGAAAAATTAGCTAATCTCCTCAAAGTTAGTACACCTCTGGGAGAATGTCATCGTCCAACCATGTTAGGAGATTGTCAACATCGCTATGCCTGTTTAAGTTGTCCTCATCATCGGATAACGCCCGAAGATAAATCCCAGTTAGAAGCTGACGTGAACTGCTTACAACAAGACCTAATTCAAGCTCAAAAAAACGGACAAGAAAGACGAGTGACTGAGATTACTAACTTATTAGATTTAATCAAAAATCGTTTTGATGGCTTGTCAGAATTACAACATCTTCAAGAGCAGAAAATTAATGGGTAA
- a CDS encoding IS630 family transposase encodes MPAIGFLSLEQKQNLQKFLKQSDRSEMRERVLILLLMNDGRTQEEIAALIGCSRRTVAYWCVHGDPDTIESLEDGRRKREYRKVNQVYIDKLLEIVEKEPSELGYEFGRWTAERLSTYLEKETGLKISSSQVRKILKRKKYVYLWAKYSLEDRQNAEKRKEFKEKFQNYLSIVKENPKLYQIWFWDESGFSLRVLRRKTWGKKGKRKKVTGKRSRGRVNMMGGLRLSDKKRICYFVERGNSETFYEQLKQLHEFVLKEWLSLGNSQECFHEHGPKIIIFLDNASYHKRKDICTQIEKNLPNIILEYLSAYSPDFNLIELVWHSCKEYIAHRLFQSVCELKSTLNKLLNDGELIIKWGRKIKNKGNAVCAN; translated from the coding sequence ATGCCGGCTATTGGGTTTCTAAGCTTGGAACAAAAGCAGAATCTACAAAAATTCTTAAAACAGAGCGATCGCTCTGAGATGAGAGAGCGAGTTTTGATACTATTATTGATGAATGATGGTAGAACGCAAGAAGAAATAGCAGCATTAATCGGTTGTTCTCGTAGAACAGTAGCATATTGGTGCGTACATGGAGATCCAGATACGATAGAAAGCTTAGAAGACGGTAGAAGAAAAAGAGAATATAGAAAAGTTAATCAAGTTTATATAGATAAACTATTAGAGATAGTAGAAAAAGAACCAAGTGAGTTAGGTTATGAATTTGGTCGATGGACAGCAGAAAGATTATCAACATACCTAGAGAAAGAAACAGGATTAAAAATAAGCAGTTCTCAAGTAAGGAAGATATTAAAAAGAAAAAAGTATGTTTACCTTTGGGCAAAGTATAGTCTAGAGGACAGACAAAATGCAGAGAAAAGAAAAGAATTTAAAGAAAAGTTTCAAAATTATTTATCAATAGTAAAAGAGAACCCAAAGCTTTATCAGATATGGTTTTGGGATGAGAGTGGTTTTAGTTTACGAGTGTTAAGAAGGAAAACTTGGGGTAAAAAAGGAAAAAGAAAAAAAGTTACTGGGAAACGTAGTAGAGGTCGAGTAAACATGATGGGAGGTTTAAGGCTATCTGATAAAAAGCGGATATGTTATTTTGTTGAAAGAGGAAATTCAGAAACTTTTTATGAGCAGCTCAAACAACTACACGAATTTGTACTAAAAGAATGGTTGTCTTTAGGGAATAGTCAAGAATGCTTTCACGAACATGGTCCAAAAATAATTATATTTTTAGATAATGCAAGTTACCATAAACGTAAAGATATATGCACCCAAATAGAAAAGAATCTACCGAATATTATTCTTGAATATCTCTCTGCTTATAGCCCTGACTTTAATCTAATTGAATTAGTTTGGCATTCATGTAAAGAATATATAGCTCATCGACTATTTCAATCAGTATGTGAACTAAAATCTACGTTAAATAAACTCTTAAATGATGGAGAGCTTATTATTAAATGGGGAAGAAAAATAAAAAATAAGGGAAATGCTGTTTGTGCAAATTAA
- a CDS encoding dihydrofolate reductase family protein: protein MKTQYFTATSLDGFIATENDSLDWLFPLGDLNDSSYPEFISDVGALAMGSATYEWMVRNAKKVAAETGFAWPYTQPAWIFSSRKLTMIEGANIRFVNGDVDHAYAQMRVAASTKNIWIVGGGDLAGQFYDAGLLDELIIQVGSATLGKGKPLFPRRVLSPVLRLVSVHQMGAGMAELGYEVHKGGVSGAA, encoded by the coding sequence ATTAAAACTCAGTATTTCACAGCGACAAGTCTTGATGGCTTCATTGCTACTGAGAATGACTCACTAGATTGGCTGTTTCCGCTTGGTGACCTGAATGACTCCAGCTATCCAGAGTTCATTTCAGATGTGGGTGCGTTGGCAATGGGATCAGCAACTTACGAGTGGATGGTACGCAACGCAAAAAAGGTTGCCGCTGAGACTGGCTTTGCGTGGCCATACACTCAGCCAGCCTGGATATTCTCTAGTCGCAAGCTGACAATGATCGAAGGTGCGAACATCCGATTCGTCAATGGAGATGTAGACCACGCCTACGCCCAAATGCGAGTTGCTGCTAGCACCAAAAATATCTGGATAGTTGGAGGCGGAGATCTGGCTGGTCAGTTCTACGATGCTGGTTTACTAGATGAGCTTATCATCCAGGTTGGCTCGGCCACCCTCGGCAAGGGTAAGCCGCTATTCCCTCGCAGAGTGCTAAGTCCAGTTCTGCGCCTAGTGTCTGTTCATCAGATGGGTGCTGGCATGGCTGAGTTGGGCTATGAAGTACACAAAGGCGGTGTGAGCGGAGCCGCCTAA
- a CDS encoding tyrosine-type recombinase/integrase: MTKVEWAISPHTELRFSCVFDPKTCLPIEPIQRFLNYCRKRQLAPNTVSTYAYRLVDFWRWLESKSLNWYDVGLNELADFVNWYLLGGEVEESGENVREIVAKRSPRTVNQAVTAIQEFYTYHTIEGRIEEKHFTLLAHGWGKRGGFLRGIAKSNPQKSKRIKIKEPKLFSGCLLDEEVATLANACTTYRDRLIIMLLRSTGVRRGELLGLHLEDVKDLDFSGRIRIVRREDNPNRAMAKGREREIPIIYHRSAIQETFHAYLLEEYPPQAETLGCGMLFVNLSSKWVGQAMSLVRLNKLFDQLHKRTGIKAHPHLFRHTFATRMLQDNYLDQYVQQLLGHRSIATTKDIYSHVLDEMTLDQYLREEEN, translated from the coding sequence ATGACCAAGGTAGAATGGGCGATATCCCCTCACACAGAGTTACGATTTAGCTGTGTCTTCGACCCTAAAACCTGCTTACCCATAGAGCCAATCCAAAGATTTTTGAACTACTGTAGAAAGCGACAATTAGCACCGAATACAGTAAGTACATACGCTTATCGACTGGTAGACTTTTGGCGCTGGTTAGAATCCAAATCTCTCAACTGGTATGACGTTGGGTTAAATGAATTAGCAGACTTTGTGAATTGGTACTTGCTAGGTGGTGAAGTTGAAGAATCTGGTGAAAATGTTAGAGAAATTGTTGCCAAAAGAAGTCCTCGCACCGTCAATCAAGCAGTCACCGCCATCCAAGAATTTTATACCTATCACACAATTGAAGGCAGGATTGAAGAAAAACATTTCACTCTACTAGCGCATGGTTGGGGAAAACGAGGAGGCTTTCTTAGAGGAATCGCTAAAAGCAATCCACAAAAGAGCAAACGCATCAAAATAAAAGAACCGAAACTCTTCAGTGGTTGTCTGCTAGATGAAGAAGTCGCAACCTTAGCCAACGCTTGTACAACTTATCGAGATAGATTAATTATCATGCTGCTGCGCTCAACAGGAGTGCGGCGCGGAGAACTGTTAGGATTACATTTGGAAGATGTCAAGGACTTAGATTTCAGCGGACGCATTCGGATTGTACGCAGAGAAGACAATCCGAATCGCGCAATGGCTAAAGGAAGAGAACGAGAAATTCCCATTATTTACCATCGTTCAGCTATTCAAGAGACCTTTCATGCCTACTTACTAGAAGAATATCCGCCTCAAGCCGAAACTTTGGGATGCGGGATGTTATTCGTCAATTTATCAAGTAAATGGGTAGGGCAAGCGATGTCCTTAGTTCGCTTAAATAAATTATTTGACCAACTCCACAAACGAACAGGAATTAAAGCACATCCGCACTTATTTCGCCATACCTTCGCTACTAGAATGCTGCAAGATAATTATCTTGACCAATATGTACAACAGCTTTTAGGACATCGTTCAATTGCCACAACAAAAGACATTTACAGTCATGTTCTCGATGAAATGACCCTAGACCAATACTTAAGAGAAGAAGAAAATTAA
- a CDS encoding toxin-antitoxin system TumE family protein, which yields MLIEDYSQQIQLLIESSKIVNLFHVETEKRGIYEGFIRAKLEFKDNSLLHLREFVYVEISLDRKMYSYQYMNSENSLIFRYDNTEHHRKLNLTTFPHHKHDGSEDNIVKSDAPFLAEILKEIEKILV from the coding sequence TTGTTGATTGAAGATTATTCTCAGCAAATTCAGCTTTTAATTGAATCCTCAAAAATAGTTAATTTATTCCATGTAGAAACTGAAAAAAGAGGAATATATGAAGGTTTTATCAGAGCCAAACTCGAATTTAAAGATAACTCCTTGCTGCATTTAAGGGAATTTGTTTATGTTGAAATATCACTTGATAGAAAAATGTATAGCTATCAATATATGAATTCAGAGAATAGTCTAATTTTTCGCTATGATAATACTGAACATCACCGAAAACTAAATCTAACTACCTTTCCTCATCATAAACATGATGGGAGTGAGGATAATATCGTTAAATCAGATGCTCCTTTTTTAGCTGAGATCCTAAAAGAAATTGAGAAAATATTAGTATAA
- a CDS encoding AIPR family protein, with the protein MPKTWNIKIDNYFQANPNCIIATAHVDSFPTDLPLEPNIREPNRKSATYRQVFDSLTTEPEKFFSRHSGIVLSANIAKPVKNKTELELEILEANEGGSDGIINGGHTVLGFEQAKNYNYNLSQARVKVTIHIGLSEDEAKDIALASNTTTPVDSRSKVNARGDYKFIKQYLAQLEQKEDRKFRIAYYQNQSGAPRNAQCNVTHLLKLLYCLDRNKYNPDGNKRTKHPVGMSLPSNITDAERERLTALLPLLTHALWIEQRLYEIIQEHISNPRRKGSNDLASIDIRKTTLLPDSKYSFGFGAPTDLALPIIASYRVFLDKDYKWILPFNEFAEDFLQHLWNNYFRKYLVSEKTAGNTVGTKISRNQEIWESLYISAQSYLNQHLMKMVNSSKEEELKVTQGTKGRVQAGKK; encoded by the coding sequence ATGCCCAAGACTTGGAACATCAAGATAGATAACTATTTTCAAGCCAACCCAAACTGCATCATCGCCACTGCTCATGTAGACTCGTTCCCCACAGACCTACCCCTAGAACCCAACATCAGAGAACCAAACCGCAAAAGCGCGACCTACAGACAAGTCTTCGACTCACTGACAACGGAACCCGAAAAATTCTTCTCTCGCCACAGTGGAATCGTTCTGTCAGCTAATATTGCTAAACCTGTCAAGAATAAAACTGAACTAGAACTGGAGATTTTAGAAGCTAACGAGGGGGGCAGTGATGGGATTATCAACGGTGGTCACACAGTTTTAGGGTTTGAGCAAGCGAAAAATTACAACTATAATTTAAGCCAAGCCAGAGTAAAAGTTACCATCCATATTGGACTCTCGGAAGACGAGGCTAAGGATATAGCCCTAGCCTCCAACACCACAACGCCAGTAGATTCTCGCTCCAAAGTCAACGCTAGGGGTGATTACAAATTCATCAAGCAGTACTTAGCTCAGTTAGAACAGAAAGAAGATAGAAAATTCCGCATTGCCTATTATCAAAACCAAAGCGGCGCTCCAAGAAATGCCCAGTGCAATGTCACCCATTTGCTCAAGCTCCTTTACTGCCTCGACAGAAATAAATACAACCCCGACGGCAATAAACGAACCAAACACCCAGTAGGAATGAGTCTTCCAAGTAACATCACAGATGCAGAAAGGGAAAGGTTAACCGCCTTACTGCCTCTCTTGACTCATGCTCTCTGGATAGAGCAAAGACTCTACGAAATAATCCAAGAACATATCAGTAACCCTAGAAGAAAGGGTTCCAACGATTTAGCATCAATTGATATACGTAAAACTACGTTGTTGCCTGACAGCAAGTATTCATTCGGGTTTGGTGCGCCAACTGACTTGGCACTACCGATAATTGCGTCCTATCGGGTATTTTTGGATAAAGACTATAAGTGGATTCTGCCGTTTAACGAATTCGCTGAAGATTTCCTCCAACACTTGTGGAATAACTACTTCCGCAAATACTTGGTGTCGGAGAAAACAGCAGGAAATACAGTAGGTACAAAAATCAGCCGCAATCAAGAGATTTGGGAAAGTCTTTATATCTCGGCGCAAAGTTATCTAAATCAGCACTTGATGAAAATGGTTAACTCCAGCAAGGAAGAAGAATTGAAAGTGACACAAGGGACAAAAGGGCGTGTGCAAGCAGGTAAGAAATAA
- a CDS encoding Tn3 family transposase: protein MATRELLSPTQRLQFTEIPDSITTRDIARYYTFSNDELKVIKERRRPHNRLGFAVQLSYLRFPGRVWSLGEIVPESVLFYIASQLKLDPTIITEYSQRDTTRREHLAEIQNNFGFHTFNISTYKQFSKWLLPFAISSDKGMALVGALIDEMRLRQIIIPAISTVERLAWEVKHRAQKLVCLELTKSLTTLQKTALDKLLIVEPDKKLTDLIWLRQPPGQANPRNFLKVVERLEFIRHLNLDSGCLKRVHQNRLLQFTRTGAKSTPAHLSRLDELRRYAILVAFLIEWSASLVDYAIGMHDKMMGKLFNKSEHQHGDKFQRDGKAINEKVRLYAQVGKALIAARDESNDAYQAIESVLDWEKFISTVAEAEKLARPADFDYLELLDNRYSQLRRYTPKLLETFEFKATSASLAVIKALEVIKELNISGGRKVPESTDTSFVKPRWLKHVIKDDTIDRHYYEMCALAELRSGLRSNVKLIQESWDEILRLASSIRTGTVTASLMLRKLASYPRQNRLALALRELGRIERTVFTLEWLQSPELRRRATAGLNKGEAKHTLKRAVFFNRLGELRVRPWRWRSHRSYEDQFYRASGLNLVIAAIVLWNTVYLEKAVDYLQKQGMDIPEEYLQHLSPLGWEHINLTGDYVWNLKQATSFDQLRPLRVKENKYR from the coding sequence TTGGCAACGCGCGAACTTTTATCTCCGACACAACGACTTCAATTTACTGAAATCCCCGATTCTATCACGACAAGAGATATAGCTCGCTACTATACTTTTAGTAATGACGAACTCAAAGTTATCAAAGAGCGTCGTAGACCACACAATCGTCTTGGGTTCGCCGTACAGTTATCTTACCTACGCTTCCCCGGTCGTGTTTGGAGTCTAGGAGAAATAGTACCAGAATCTGTACTGTTTTATATTGCATCTCAATTAAAACTTGACCCGACAATCATTACCGAATATTCCCAAAGGGATACAACTCGACGCGAACATCTGGCAGAAATTCAAAATAATTTCGGATTTCATACTTTTAATATATCTACATACAAGCAATTCTCAAAATGGTTATTACCTTTTGCAATATCGTCAGATAAAGGGATGGCGCTTGTGGGAGCGTTGATTGATGAGATGCGCTTGCGCCAAATTATTATTCCAGCTATTTCTACGGTAGAACGTTTAGCCTGGGAGGTCAAACATCGCGCTCAAAAATTAGTATGTCTTGAGTTGACCAAAAGTTTGACAACATTACAAAAGACGGCGCTAGATAAGTTATTAATTGTAGAGCCTGATAAAAAACTGACTGATTTAATTTGGCTACGTCAACCACCAGGTCAGGCTAATCCAAGAAACTTTTTAAAGGTGGTGGAACGACTGGAGTTTATTCGCCATCTCAATCTCGACTCTGGATGCTTGAAACGAGTACACCAAAATCGTCTGCTGCAATTTACTCGAACTGGTGCGAAGTCTACACCTGCTCACCTATCTAGGTTGGATGAATTGAGACGCTATGCTATTTTAGTTGCTTTTCTCATTGAATGGAGTGCTTCATTGGTCGATTATGCTATTGGAATGCACGATAAAATGATGGGTAAATTGTTTAACAAGAGTGAGCATCAGCACGGCGATAAGTTTCAACGCGATGGTAAAGCAATTAATGAAAAAGTCCGATTGTATGCTCAAGTGGGCAAGGCATTAATTGCAGCTAGAGATGAGTCAAATGATGCCTATCAAGCGATTGAATCTGTATTGGATTGGGAGAAATTTATCAGTACTGTTGCTGAAGCTGAAAAACTAGCCAGACCCGCAGATTTTGATTATCTTGAACTGCTTGATAACCGTTATTCACAGTTACGACGGTATACGCCTAAATTGTTGGAAACCTTTGAATTTAAAGCTACATCTGCCAGTTTAGCAGTGATAAAAGCTTTGGAGGTCATTAAAGAATTAAATATATCAGGAGGTCGAAAAGTGCCGGAATCTACGGACACTAGTTTCGTTAAACCTCGTTGGTTAAAACACGTAATTAAGGACGATACTATTGACCGTCACTACTATGAGATGTGTGCTTTAGCTGAGTTACGTAGTGGTTTGCGTTCTAATGTGAAATTAATTCAGGAATCTTGGGATGAAATTCTACGCCTTGCTAGTTCAATTCGGACGGGGACGGTGACTGCTTCTTTGATGTTAAGGAAATTAGCTTCTTATCCTCGGCAGAATCGTTTAGCTTTAGCTTTGCGGGAGTTGGGAAGGATTGAGCGAACTGTGTTTACCTTGGAATGGTTGCAGAGTCCAGAACTGCGGCGACGGGCGACGGCTGGTCTAAACAAGGGTGAGGCGAAACATACTCTGAAAAGAGCGGTGTTTTTTAATCGGCTGGGGGAATTGCGCGTTCGCCCTTGGCGTTGGCGCAGCCATCGCTCTTATGAAGACCAGTTCTATCGGGCCAGTGGGTTAAATTTAGTGATTGCTGCTATTGTTCTGTGGAATACAGTGTACTTAGAAAAAGCCGTTGATTATTTGCAGAAACAGGGGATGGATATTCCTGAAGAATATTTGCAACATTTGTCACCGTTGGGTTGGGAGCATATCAATCTCACTGGCGATTATGTGTGGAATTTGAAGCAGGCGACCAGTTTTGACCAGTTGCGTCCTTTACGGGTTAAAGAAAATAAGTATCGCTGA
- a CDS encoding ERF family protein has protein sequence MQELIKALIKAKAEFNPIQKDGTNPHYKRKYATLDAVLDAVTPALGKHGLVIIQTTEIFEGKTVLRTHVFHESGESIISNSQFAIRNYYSITKVRDLDIDTTSKRFFSN, from the coding sequence ATGCAAGAATTAATCAAAGCTTTAATCAAAGCAAAGGCAGAGTTTAACCCCATTCAAAAAGACGGTACTAATCCTCACTATAAACGCAAATATGCAACACTAGATGCTGTATTGGATGCCGTCACTCCTGCGCTTGGTAAACATGGATTGGTGATAATTCAAACCACCGAAATATTTGAAGGTAAAACCGTACTACGGACTCATGTTTTTCATGAATCTGGAGAGAGTATCATCTCCAATTCGCAATTCGCAATTCGCAATTATTACTCTATAACTAAAGTTAGGGACTTGGATATTGATACTACGTCTAAGAGATTTTTTTCTAATTGA
- a CDS encoding tyrosine-type recombinase/integrase, with product MMTLAALATKFLERPGLAKSTLRSYQSTIIPLLKEYGRWSIEIIDRQVLMEYLNHLTDVSYTTHHRHQAVITALFSFAVDIGYLKSNPVAGLTRRKPSREQGEHATDEAVRYLTPYQLSILYGAIKKDVRLSALVRLLHTSGARIAEVLALNLDDIDLEARKFQVVGKGNKQRWCFYSEVALKSLNHYIEYYRHPKHPALFTAQQPKTLEVSRLSYRMAHKSWFQLIRDSPELQEIRIHDLRHTFATERVGLMGIEELRALMGHESIQTTLRYQKVTSQRAEVVAQLALKNLPNFSE from the coding sequence ATGATGACTTTAGCAGCTTTAGCCACCAAGTTTTTAGAACGTCCAGGACTAGCCAAAAGTACTCTGCGTTCATATCAGTCTACGATTATCCCCTTGCTCAAGGAGTACGGTCGATGGTCAATAGAAATCATCGACAGACAGGTTTTGATGGAATATCTCAATCATTTAACTGATGTTTCCTATACGACCCACCACCGTCATCAAGCTGTAATCACGGCTTTGTTCAGTTTTGCTGTTGATATAGGATATCTCAAATCCAATCCGGTTGCGGGGCTCACAAGACGTAAACCCAGTCGAGAACAAGGAGAACACGCTACTGATGAGGCAGTGCGTTACCTTACTCCATACCAATTAAGTATCCTGTATGGTGCCATCAAAAAAGATGTTCGTTTGTCTGCATTGGTGCGTTTGTTGCATACCAGTGGCGCTAGGATTGCTGAAGTGCTAGCTCTAAATTTAGATGACATAGACCTCGAAGCTCGGAAATTTCAGGTTGTTGGGAAAGGCAACAAGCAACGGTGGTGTTTTTACAGTGAAGTAGCACTCAAGAGTCTAAATCACTACATTGAATATTATAGACATCCTAAGCATCCAGCCCTGTTTACTGCTCAACAGCCAAAGACTTTGGAAGTATCCCGCCTTTCTTACCGCATGGCGCATAAATCCTGGTTTCAGCTCATCAGAGATAGTCCTGAACTCCAAGAAATTCGTATTCATGACCTACGGCACACTTTTGCTACAGAGCGAGTGGGATTAATGGGGATTGAAGAACTCAGGGCGCTCATGGGGCATGAAAGCATTCAGACAACATTACGGTATCAGAAAGTAACGTCACAACGTGCAGAAGTTGTGGCACAATTGGCGTTAAAAAACCTACCAAATTTTTCTGAATAA
- a CDS encoding double zinc ribbon domain-containing protein — MIVTEHSTRPLGEEGLANYVQRLRGQLSLTQKELSFKAGIHIQTIRKIEGGQTNRLNQKAKGGLAAALGIPPEYLDAAAKKVSPETITTLKFCPKCWTPGTTPDQMWTDLRSKYCFACGTALRNRCVSCNEPIMSLKFKFCPYCGANYKQNQTTS; from the coding sequence ATGATTGTAACAGAACATTCAACGCGACCATTGGGAGAAGAAGGGCTTGCTAATTACGTCCAGAGATTGCGAGGTCAGCTTTCTTTAACCCAAAAAGAGTTGAGTTTCAAAGCGGGAATACATATCCAGACCATCCGCAAAATTGAGGGTGGACAAACGAATAGACTCAATCAAAAGGCTAAAGGTGGTCTAGCTGCTGCGTTGGGAATACCACCGGAGTACCTAGATGCGGCAGCGAAGAAAGTCTCCCCAGAAACAATAACTACGTTAAAATTTTGTCCTAAATGTTGGACTCCAGGAACTACTCCTGACCAAATGTGGACAGACTTACGGTCGAAGTATTGCTTTGCTTGTGGTACAGCTTTACGGAATCGCTGTGTTAGTTGCAATGAACCAATTATGTCATTGAAATTTAAATTCTGCCCTTACTGTGGCGCGAATTATAAACAAAATCAAACTACTTCTTAA